A part of Rickettsia hoogstraalii genomic DNA contains:
- a CDS encoding conjugal transfer protein TraD produces MQLQKTVAFDRKSDARKKIMLGGLFVKAGLDYLHPESAHILYGMLLDCKEQLIINPKIIDKWKSKGRELLLYKH; encoded by the coding sequence ATGCAATTACAAAAAACTGTAGCCTTTGATCGTAAATCTGATGCTAGAAAAAAGATTATGCTTGGCGGATTGTTTGTTAAAGCAGGTCTTGATTACTTACATCCGGAGAGTGCTCATATTCTTTACGGCATGTTACTTGATTGTAAAGAACAATTGATCATTAATCCAAAGATTATAGATAAATGGAAAAGTAAGGGGAGGGAGTTATTACTCTATAAACATTAA
- a CDS encoding ParA family protein, which yields MNDLDIRMTAADSAKFLGVSLQFIHKQLKLKKLGSFKSQNRVYFGHATAKELFNIKFPQKVVSFQIVKGGTGKTSLTHAFAIRANLYGARVLCVDLDQQGNLSQAFNVDAKNNPVMIDIICNNATLHDTIQTVSIGLDILPSRIENAVLDNYLILNKYPLDRVYNDLFSEIRHKYDLILIDCPPALGQSVTAATLSSDVVICPITPEHFSLSGLKISYEEIKTISQRFKKSIDFKVVLNKFDNRTALSSEVLSTILNHDIFKDKVLNTFIRNCQDFPNSMYVSSNIFSSLRNSAAKEDIDLLTQEILELQKKY from the coding sequence ATGAATGATTTAGATATTCGGATGACTGCTGCTGATTCTGCTAAATTTTTAGGGGTATCACTTCAGTTCATTCATAAACAACTAAAACTAAAGAAACTAGGGTCATTCAAATCACAAAATAGAGTATATTTTGGTCACGCAACGGCAAAGGAACTTTTTAATATTAAATTTCCACAAAAAGTAGTATCTTTCCAAATAGTAAAGGGTGGTACTGGTAAAACCTCTTTAACTCATGCCTTTGCAATTAGAGCTAATCTATATGGTGCTAGGGTTTTATGTGTTGATTTAGATCAACAAGGGAATCTATCTCAAGCATTTAATGTTGATGCTAAAAATAATCCTGTTATGATTGATATTATATGTAATAATGCAACACTTCATGATACGATTCAAACCGTTTCTATTGGTTTAGATATTCTCCCAAGTAGAATAGAAAATGCTGTATTAGATAATTACTTAATACTAAATAAATACCCTCTAGATAGAGTATATAATGATTTGTTTAGTGAAATACGTCATAAATACGATTTAATTTTAATAGATTGTCCACCAGCGTTAGGACAATCAGTAACCGCTGCCACATTATCTTCCGATGTTGTCATATGTCCAATTACTCCAGAACACTTTAGCTTGTCCGGATTAAAAATTTCTTATGAAGAAATTAAAACTATTAGCCAAAGATTTAAAAAATCAATTGATTTTAAAGTTGTACTCAATAAGTTCGATAATAGAACCGCTTTATCTTCTGAAGTATTATCAACCATATTAAATCATGATATTTTTAAAGATAAAGTTTTGAATACTTTTATCAGAAATTGTCAAGATTTCCCTAATAGCATGTATGTTAGTAGTAATATTTTTTCATCACTAAGAAATAGCGCAGCAAAAGAAGATATAGATCTCCTAACCCAAGAAATATTAGAACTTCAAAAAAAATACTAA
- a CDS encoding ATP-dependent RecD-like DNA helicase — protein MNKQDVNEYISGIIERITYHNPDNGFCVLRIKVKGHRDLITVTGNVPSVLVGEYIKCSGIWHNDRNHGKQFKAHFLKALPPDTLEGIEKYLGSGLIKGIGPYLAKKLVLAFKDRVFEVIEHEPYLLSTVEGIGEVRANRICNNWQAQKVIREIMVFLQSHGVGTTRATRIYKTYGDKAIEIVSNNPYQLAKDIRGIGFISADTIARNLGIDKNSLIRAKAGVTHTLLEATSDGHCGLPKKILLQNIQKLLEIEQEIVEQAIIEEVTSNALIIDTINNVESIFLTSYYIYEKYIAKILVNLTKTSVTWGTIDTITILPSIEKELGITLATSQKTAIEKALQHKLMVITGGPGTGKTTLVNSLLRTLSTQDLNIKLCAPTGRAAKRLSESTGLEATTMHRMLEIDPAYGGFKRNEDSPLLCDYLVIDEASMVDISLFHALLKALPPHSALLIVGDVDQLPSVGAGQVLKDIINSKVIPTVKLTEIFRQAATSNIIINAHRVNNGILPDLTPPNKESDFYFIEAEHGEDIINKIIMMIKDRIPNKFNLNPINDIQLLCPMQRGGVGARSLNIELQKILNPNYSSGITKFGQTFAIGDKVMQTENNYDKEIYNGDIGVINNINEQDQEITINFYNRDVVYDYSDLDQITLAYATTIHKSQGSEYPAVIIPLTMQSYMMLKRNLIYTAITRGKHLVIIIGQKKALAIAIKDNKTSLRYSKLQEWLIGEDVKLVRKTLFS, from the coding sequence ATGAATAAACAGGATGTTAATGAATATATATCCGGCATCATAGAACGTATTACTTATCATAATCCTGATAATGGGTTTTGTGTATTACGCATTAAGGTAAAAGGTCATAGAGATTTAATTACCGTTACAGGTAATGTACCATCTGTACTAGTAGGGGAATATATAAAATGCAGTGGCATTTGGCATAATGATAGAAATCATGGTAAACAATTTAAGGCTCATTTTCTCAAAGCCTTACCACCTGATACATTAGAGGGTATAGAAAAATATCTTGGCTCTGGATTAATTAAAGGGATAGGACCATATCTTGCTAAGAAATTAGTATTAGCATTTAAAGATAGAGTATTTGAAGTTATTGAGCATGAGCCATACCTTTTATCTACTGTAGAAGGGATAGGCGAGGTAAGAGCTAATCGCATTTGTAATAATTGGCAAGCACAAAAAGTCATTCGTGAAATAATGGTGTTTTTACAATCGCATGGAGTGGGTACTACTAGGGCCACTAGAATCTACAAAACATATGGTGATAAAGCAATTGAAATTGTATCCAATAACCCCTATCAATTAGCTAAAGATATAAGAGGGATTGGATTTATTTCAGCAGATACCATAGCTCGTAATTTAGGTATCGATAAGAATTCTTTAATCAGAGCTAAAGCAGGGGTAACACATACATTACTTGAAGCGACGTCAGATGGGCATTGTGGCTTACCTAAAAAGATACTGCTGCAAAATATTCAGAAATTACTTGAGATAGAACAAGAAATAGTTGAGCAGGCTATAATAGAAGAAGTAACATCAAATGCATTAATAATTGATACTATTAATAATGTAGAATCTATTTTCTTAACTAGTTATTACATATATGAGAAATATATCGCTAAAATACTAGTCAATTTAACAAAAACTTCTGTTACTTGGGGGACAATAGATACTATTACTATTCTGCCCTCAATAGAGAAAGAGCTAGGTATCACGCTTGCAACAAGTCAAAAAACAGCTATAGAGAAGGCACTGCAACATAAGTTAATGGTTATTACGGGTGGACCAGGAACAGGGAAAACTACATTGGTAAACTCATTACTTAGAACATTATCTACGCAGGATTTAAATATTAAATTATGTGCACCCACTGGTAGAGCAGCTAAACGCTTAAGTGAAAGCACGGGGCTCGAGGCCACCACTATGCATAGAATGCTTGAGATCGATCCTGCTTATGGAGGGTTTAAGCGTAATGAGGATTCACCATTATTGTGCGATTATCTGGTAATAGATGAAGCTTCAATGGTAGATATATCACTATTTCATGCATTATTAAAAGCCCTTCCGCCACACTCAGCATTACTAATAGTTGGTGACGTGGATCAGTTACCTTCCGTAGGTGCTGGACAAGTACTCAAGGATATTATTAATTCTAAGGTTATACCGACGGTCAAGTTAACTGAAATATTTAGGCAAGCAGCAACAAGCAATATTATTATTAATGCTCATCGAGTGAATAATGGTATCTTACCTGATCTTACACCTCCAAATAAAGAATCAGACTTTTATTTTATAGAAGCGGAACATGGAGAAGATATCATTAATAAAATTATTATGATGATAAAGGATCGTATACCAAATAAATTTAATCTTAACCCTATAAATGATATTCAATTACTATGTCCTATGCAAAGAGGAGGTGTAGGAGCTAGATCATTAAATATTGAGTTACAGAAAATACTTAATCCAAACTATAGCAGCGGCATAACTAAATTTGGTCAAACTTTTGCCATTGGAGACAAGGTTATGCAGACAGAAAATAATTATGATAAAGAAATCTATAATGGAGATATAGGAGTTATTAATAATATTAATGAACAAGATCAAGAAATCACAATAAACTTTTATAACCGTGATGTTGTTTATGATTATAGTGATCTTGATCAAATTACTCTAGCCTATGCTACTACAATACACAAATCTCAAGGTTCAGAATATCCAGCAGTAATAATTCCACTAACCATGCAAAGTTACATGATGCTTAAACGTAACTTAATTTATACTGCCATCACCCGCGGCAAACATCTAGTTATAATAATTGGACAGAAAAAAGCATTGGCTATAGCTATTAAAGATAATAAAACTTCTTTACGTTATTCAAAATTGCAAGAATGGTTAATTGGTGAGGACGTCAAATTAGTACGGAAAACCCTATTTAGTTAA
- a CDS encoding MobA/MobL family protein: protein MASYHFHSSHIQRSRGQNAVATAAYISASKLVYKTIDPESGEKISITYDFTKKQGVVFSKIFVPEGFEDVVWLQDREQLWNVAEVREKRETARTAAQIEFSLPKEVSQAENIRLVEEYVQKNIVSRGIVCDVNIHYDNPDNPHVHIQYLTRRLERLINNEVVLAKTKDRDLESTKFLYFARDQCEIEINKVYEEVGLPFRVTAKSFKELGLDQEPTHHKGPAHYMKATELEAKNKEIIAENSKKIYENPEIVFGRISYTKPVFTKEDIVIALSDALMAHLVSKGSNIIQEQEAIRAFGKGLVQEQDSSEDAPKSVSNNPAASADNNPAIEHLNKEYGEEFLRLYNQLLVSDKIELMDQKDLMGRMLYSLKSRVNLEHRYGICYRGVK from the coding sequence ATGGCATCATATCACTTTCATAGTTCTCATATACAAAGAAGCAGGGGACAAAATGCTGTTGCTACTGCTGCGTATATTTCTGCATCAAAATTAGTGTATAAAACCATAGATCCAGAGAGCGGCGAAAAGATAAGCATTACTTATGATTTTACTAAAAAGCAAGGAGTAGTATTTAGCAAGATATTTGTACCTGAGGGGTTTGAAGATGTAGTATGGTTACAAGATAGAGAGCAGTTATGGAACGTAGCTGAAGTACGAGAAAAAAGAGAAACTGCTAGAACTGCAGCACAAATAGAATTCTCATTACCAAAAGAGGTAAGTCAGGCAGAAAATATTAGGCTAGTGGAGGAATATGTACAGAAAAACATAGTATCAAGAGGTATAGTTTGTGATGTAAATATACACTACGATAATCCTGATAACCCACATGTACATATTCAATATTTAACAAGAAGATTAGAGCGATTAATTAACAATGAAGTAGTGCTTGCAAAAACAAAGGACAGAGATTTAGAAAGTACAAAGTTTTTATATTTTGCAAGGGATCAGTGTGAGATAGAAATCAACAAAGTATATGAGGAAGTAGGGTTACCTTTTAGGGTAACCGCTAAGTCATTCAAAGAACTTGGATTAGATCAAGAGCCAACGCATCATAAAGGGCCTGCTCATTATATGAAGGCAACTGAGCTTGAGGCAAAGAACAAAGAAATAATAGCCGAGAATTCAAAGAAGATATATGAGAATCCGGAAATAGTATTTGGTCGCATTTCATATACGAAGCCTGTGTTTACTAAAGAGGATATAGTGATAGCATTATCAGATGCTTTAATGGCGCATTTAGTATCAAAAGGCAGCAATATTATTCAGGAACAAGAGGCTATTAGAGCATTTGGAAAAGGATTAGTTCAGGAGCAAGATAGTAGTGAAGATGCACCAAAAAGCGTAAGTAATAATCCAGCAGCAAGTGCAGATAACAACCCGGCTATCGAGCATCTGAACAAGGAATATGGAGAGGAGTTTTTAAGGCTTTATAATCAGCTGCTTGTATCAGACAAAATAGAGCTGATGGATCAGAAAGATTTGATGGGTAGAATGCTATACTCCTTGAAATCAAGAGTGAATTTAGAGCATCGCTATGGTATCTGCTATAGAGGAGTTAAATGA